One window from the genome of Thermus sediminis encodes:
- a CDS encoding SDR family oxidoreductase, whose product MRAVLISGASRGIGEATARLFHARGYGVGLFARDGARLEALARELPGALALPGDVRRREDWERAVARMEEAFGGLFALVNNAGIGLMKPVAELSPEEVREVLEVNLMGPFLGLKAALPLLLRSRGVVVNVGSLAGKNPFKGGAAYNASKFGLLGLMGAAMLELREEGVRVVNVLPGSVDTGFAGNPVGQSWKLSPEDVAQAILFALEMPGRALVSEIEIRPTQPRPAEG is encoded by the coding sequence ATGCGAGCGGTCCTGATCTCGGGGGCGAGCAGGGGTATCGGGGAGGCCACGGCCCGCCTCTTCCACGCCAGGGGCTATGGGGTAGGGCTTTTCGCCCGGGACGGGGCGAGGCTAGAGGCTTTGGCCCGGGAGCTCCCCGGGGCCCTCGCCCTTCCTGGGGACGTGCGGCGGCGGGAGGACTGGGAGCGCGCCGTGGCCCGGATGGAGGAGGCCTTCGGGGGGCTTTTCGCCCTGGTCAACAACGCCGGGATCGGGCTCATGAAGCCCGTGGCGGAGCTCTCCCCTGAGGAGGTGCGGGAGGTCTTGGAGGTGAACCTCATGGGCCCCTTCCTGGGCCTGAAGGCGGCCCTTCCCCTCCTCCTGCGCTCCCGGGGCGTGGTGGTCAACGTGGGGAGCCTGGCGGGCAAAAACCCCTTCAAGGGCGGGGCCGCCTACAATGCCAGCAAGTTTGGCCTCCTGGGCCTCATGGGGGCGGCCATGCTGGAGCTTAGGGAGGAGGGGGTACGGGTGGTGAACGTCCTCCCCGGCTCCGTGGACACGGGCTTCGCCGGGAACCCCGTGGGCCAGAGCTGGAAGCTTTCCCCTGAGGACGTGGCCCAGGCCATCCTCTTCGCCCTGGAGATGCCGGGAAGGGCTCTCGTCAGCGAGATAGAGATCCGGCCCACCCAGCCCCGGCCCGCCGAAGGGTAA
- a CDS encoding metal ABC transporter permease: MVHEILGDPTLRTVALGGMLLGLGSGVVGVYAVLRRRSLLGDAVSHAALPGIALAFLLTRSKEPSVLLVGALLAGWVGSLLVEGITRTTRVKLDSALGLVLSVFFGFGLVLLTFLQRHPDAGQAGLHRFLLGQAATLRQQDVLAMAIGAAIILLGVSLLWKELKVIAFDPGFAQSLGLPARTLAFLLDTLTVLAIVIGLHMVGVVLMSAMLVAPAAAARQWTDRLGVMVLLSALFGVLASVGGALLSSLIPRFPTGPAIVLVVGAFVLLSLLLAPGRGLVWRASRRASLPPHREGP; the protein is encoded by the coding sequence ATGGTCCATGAAATCCTAGGGGATCCCACGCTGCGCACGGTGGCCCTTGGGGGGATGCTCCTGGGCCTTGGAAGCGGGGTGGTGGGGGTTTACGCCGTCCTCCGCCGCAGAAGCCTCCTGGGCGACGCCGTTTCCCACGCGGCCCTGCCGGGGATCGCCCTGGCCTTTTTGCTCACGCGCAGCAAAGAACCTTCGGTCCTCCTGGTAGGGGCCCTGCTTGCGGGCTGGGTCGGCTCCTTGCTGGTGGAGGGCATCACCCGGACCACCCGGGTCAAGCTGGACAGCGCCCTGGGCCTGGTCCTTTCGGTTTTCTTCGGCTTTGGCCTGGTCCTTCTCACCTTCCTGCAAAGGCATCCCGACGCAGGCCAGGCCGGCCTCCACCGTTTCTTGTTGGGCCAGGCGGCCACGCTGCGCCAACAGGACGTCCTGGCGATGGCCATAGGCGCCGCCATCATCCTACTGGGAGTAAGCCTTCTTTGGAAGGAACTCAAGGTCATCGCCTTTGACCCCGGGTTCGCCCAGAGCCTGGGGCTTCCTGCCCGCACCCTGGCCTTCCTCCTGGACACCTTGACCGTCTTGGCGATCGTGATCGGCCTCCACATGGTGGGCGTGGTCCTGATGAGCGCCATGCTGGTGGCCCCGGCGGCGGCGGCGCGCCAGTGGACGGATCGGCTGGGGGTTATGGTCTTGCTCAGCGCCCTTTTCGGCGTCCTCGCTAGCGTCGGGGGGGCGCTGCTCAGCAGCCTGATCCCGCGCTTCCCCACCGGTCCGGCCATCGTGCTGGTCGTGGGCGCCTTCGTCCTCCTCTCCCTGCTCCTTGCCCCCGGCCGGGGCCTGGTGTGGAGGGCCTCCCGGAGGGCAAGCCTCCCCCCCCATAGGGAAGGGCCATGA
- a CDS encoding metal ABC transporter permease, which translates to MTGVQVQVEIQLIAAFAAAACALPGAFLVLRRMALLSDAISHSVVLGIAVGFLLAQNLNSPLLILGAALVGLLTAWLVELLHRTGLVREDAAIGLVFPTLFSLGVVLISLYARHVHLDTDSVLLGELAFAPLNRLVVAGRDIGPQALYVSAALFVLNATFVAILYKELKLATFDPGLAALLGFSPAVIHYGLMGLTSLTAVGAFEVVGAVLAVALFIAPAATAYLLTDDLASMLVLSVVTGVGAAIGGYWLAHLLDASIAGSMATTAGLLFALAWLLAPERGLLAAQRRRARQRLEFAQRILLVHLHRQGQPGAERQPHEEHLWQELGWNRGFALRIVALAEREGLVIRQEGRLRLTQRGRLLAQEALLPGEAPATPGEG; encoded by the coding sequence ATGACCGGAGTGCAGGTCCAGGTGGAGATCCAGCTCATCGCCGCCTTCGCTGCGGCGGCCTGCGCCCTACCCGGCGCCTTTCTGGTGCTCCGCCGGATGGCCCTTCTTAGCGATGCCATCAGCCACTCGGTGGTCCTCGGCATAGCCGTGGGCTTCCTCCTGGCCCAGAACCTCAACTCGCCCCTCTTGATCCTGGGGGCTGCCCTGGTGGGCCTGCTCACCGCCTGGCTGGTGGAGCTTCTGCACCGCACGGGGCTCGTGCGCGAGGACGCCGCCATCGGGCTGGTCTTCCCTACGCTCTTTAGCCTGGGCGTGGTCCTCATCTCCCTCTACGCCAGGCACGTCCACCTGGACACGGACTCGGTGCTCCTGGGAGAGTTGGCCTTCGCCCCCCTGAACCGGCTCGTGGTGGCGGGCAGGGACATCGGACCCCAGGCCTTGTACGTTAGCGCCGCCCTGTTTGTGCTCAACGCAACCTTCGTCGCCATACTTTACAAAGAATTGAAATTGGCTACCTTTGACCCAGGCCTCGCGGCCCTCCTGGGCTTTTCCCCGGCCGTCATCCACTACGGGCTCATGGGCCTCACCTCCCTGACCGCAGTGGGGGCCTTTGAGGTCGTGGGCGCCGTCCTCGCCGTGGCCCTGTTCATTGCCCCTGCGGCCACCGCCTACCTCCTCACCGACGACCTGGCCAGCATGCTGGTCCTCAGCGTGGTCACGGGGGTAGGGGCGGCCATCGGGGGTTACTGGCTGGCCCACCTCCTGGACGCCTCCATCGCCGGGTCCATGGCCACGACCGCCGGCCTTCTCTTTGCCCTCGCCTGGCTCCTTGCCCCGGAGCGGGGCCTCCTCGCTGCCCAAAGGCGGCGCGCCCGGCAACGCCTGGAATTCGCCCAAAGGATTCTGCTGGTGCACCTCCACCGCCAGGGCCAGCCGGGCGCGGAAAGGCAACCCCACGAGGAGCACCTCTGGCAGGAGCTGGGCTGGAACCGGGGGTTCGCCCTACGGATCGTGGCCCTGGCGGAAAGGGAAGGACTGGTCATCCGCCAAGAGGGGCGGCTACGGCTCACCCAACGCGGCCGCCTTCTCGCCCAGGAGGCTCTGCTTCCGGGAGAGGCACCCGCGACTCCTGGGGAGGGGTAG
- a CDS encoding HD domain-containing protein, translated as MLRLLAHRDFPFYTPKGAIPIGGGVRDLLLGRKPLDLDFAALDPEGAAEEARGRYGGTLFPLDRERGHYRLVAGGLSLDFTPLQGNLEEDLLQRDYRLNALIWIKGKVLGLPGTEEDLKRRHLVPVREENLYQDHLRSLRGVRLAATLGLGLPQRTREALARHARFLRENPGALPARERVREELTRLLLSGRAPWGLHLLQRTGLLGVYLPELALLVGLDQGGVHHLPAWEHTLAVLFHLLWLWPEAPLEARLAALYHDVGKPLTRRFDPEAGRYRFLGHAEVGAELARAALSWLRFPKETVERVAALVRRHMDRPPERARALRRFYFRRRDLLPALPYLMAADRLAARGVEAEAWPLLEAYQEALKEPLPQRPLLSGEEVMALLGLEQGPGVGEALRVLLEAQAEGRVRTQEEARAFLQHLP; from the coding sequence GTGCTTCGCCTCCTCGCCCATAGGGACTTCCCCTTTTATACCCCCAAGGGGGCCATCCCCATAGGGGGTGGGGTGCGGGACCTGCTTTTGGGGAGAAAGCCCCTGGACCTGGACTTCGCGGCCTTGGACCCGGAAGGGGCCGCCGAGGAGGCCAGGGGGCGCTACGGGGGGACCCTCTTTCCCCTGGACCGGGAACGGGGGCATTACCGCCTGGTGGCGGGCGGGCTTTCCCTGGACTTCACCCCTTTGCAGGGGAATCTGGAGGAAGATCTCCTCCAGCGGGATTACCGCCTAAACGCCCTCATCTGGATAAAAGGCAAGGTCTTGGGCCTGCCGGGGACGGAAGAGGACCTAAAGCGGCGCCATCTCGTCCCCGTGCGGGAGGAAAACCTCTACCAGGACCACCTGAGGAGCCTGAGGGGGGTGCGCCTCGCCGCCACCCTGGGCCTGGGGCTTCCCCAAAGGACCCGGGAGGCCCTCGCCCGCCACGCCCGCTTCCTCCGGGAAAACCCTGGGGCCCTCCCCGCCCGGGAAAGGGTGCGGGAGGAGCTAACCCGGCTCCTCCTCTCGGGGAGGGCCCCCTGGGGGCTTCACCTTTTGCAAAGGACGGGGCTTCTCGGGGTCTACCTGCCTGAACTCGCCCTCCTCGTGGGCCTGGACCAAGGCGGGGTCCACCACCTCCCCGCCTGGGAGCACACCCTCGCCGTCCTCTTCCACCTCCTCTGGCTCTGGCCCGAGGCCCCCCTCGAGGCCCGCCTGGCCGCCCTCTACCACGATGTGGGCAAGCCCCTCACCCGCCGCTTTGACCCTGAGGCGGGGCGGTACCGTTTCCTGGGCCACGCAGAGGTGGGGGCGGAGTTGGCGAGGGCGGCCCTCTCCTGGCTCCGCTTCCCCAAGGAGACGGTGGAGCGGGTGGCCGCCCTGGTCCGCCGCCACATGGACCGCCCTCCCGAGAGGGCCAGGGCCCTCCGCCGCTTCTACTTCCGGAGAAGGGACCTCCTCCCCGCCCTCCCCTACCTCATGGCCGCCGACCGCCTGGCCGCCCGGGGGGTGGAGGCCGAGGCCTGGCCCCTCCTGGAGGCCTACCAGGAGGCCCTCAAGGAGCCCCTCCCCCAAAGGCCCCTCCTCTCCGGGGAGGAGGTGATGGCCCTTCTCGGCCTGGAGCAAGGCCCCGGGGTGGGGGAGGCCCTAAGGGTCCTCCTCGAGGCCCAGGCGGAAGGCCGGGTGCGCACCCAGGAGGAGGCTCGGGCCTTTCTCCAGCACCTACCCTGA
- a CDS encoding metal ABC transporter solute-binding protein, Zn/Mn family — protein sequence MLEVKPSPKRNLLLLAGLVVAVGLALSLLVRPGAPGVADPGDRRVLAVATTSIVADAVRQVGGDRVEVVALMGPGIDPHLYQARESDLRALLEADIVFYIGHYLEGRMADTLARVGQQKPSVALAERIDPALLRQAEEDFPGVYDPHIWFDVGLWMEAVRVVRDALAEVDPVHAEVYQENARRYLTELEELDRWVREQVGRIPPERRVLITAHDAFGYFGGAYGFEVYGLQGVTTATEASAADVRALAELIVQRQIPAIFVEETVPPRFILALQEAVLARGFTVEVGGELYSDALGAPGTPGETYLGMVRHNVETIVRALGGAE from the coding sequence TTGCTAGAGGTCAAGCCCAGTCCAAAGCGCAACCTTTTGCTCCTGGCAGGCTTAGTCGTCGCCGTCGGCCTAGCCCTATCCCTCCTGGTCCGCCCGGGCGCGCCTGGGGTAGCGGACCCCGGCGACCGCCGGGTCCTGGCCGTGGCCACCACCAGCATCGTGGCCGACGCCGTGCGCCAGGTGGGGGGGGATCGCGTGGAGGTGGTGGCCCTCATGGGACCAGGCATTGACCCCCACCTCTACCAAGCCAGGGAGAGCGATCTCCGGGCGCTTCTGGAGGCGGACATCGTCTTCTACATCGGCCACTACCTGGAGGGCAGGATGGCGGATACCCTTGCCCGGGTCGGCCAGCAGAAGCCCTCCGTGGCCCTAGCCGAGCGGATTGACCCCGCCCTCCTGCGCCAGGCCGAGGAGGACTTTCCCGGGGTGTACGACCCCCACATCTGGTTTGATGTGGGGCTTTGGATGGAGGCCGTGAGGGTGGTGCGGGATGCCCTGGCGGAGGTGGACCCCGTTCACGCCGAGGTGTACCAGGAAAATGCCCGGCGTTACCTAACCGAACTGGAGGAGCTGGACCGCTGGGTCCGGGAGCAGGTGGGACGGATCCCTCCTGAGCGGCGGGTCTTGATCACGGCCCACGATGCCTTTGGCTACTTCGGTGGGGCCTACGGTTTTGAGGTGTACGGGCTACAAGGGGTGACCACGGCCACCGAGGCCAGCGCCGCGGACGTGCGCGCCCTGGCGGAGCTCATCGTCCAAAGGCAGATTCCCGCCATCTTCGTGGAGGAGACCGTGCCCCCTCGCTTCATCCTGGCCCTGCAGGAGGCCGTGCTTGCCCGGGGTTTCACGGTGGAGGTCGGGGGTGAGCTCTACTCCGATGCCCTCGGCGCTCCTGGAACGCCCGGGGAAACCTACCTGGGCATGGTGCGCCACAACGTGGAGACCATCGTGCGCGCCCTCGGGGGTGCGGAGTAG
- a CDS encoding metal ABC transporter ATP-binding protein yields MSEQAQGSVLALEVRGLTVAYREQPVLWDVDLALPPGTLLAIVGPNGAGKTTLLQAILGLIRPVTGQVRIYGEPVERQRRRISYIPQRNSVDWDFPISVLDLVLMGTYGRLGWFRRPGRWERERAMQALEQVGLSHLGDRQIGKLSGGQQQRAFLARALVQEAEIYLMDEPFQGVDALTEEVIVKLLQGLRDQGKTVAVVHHDLQTVPIYFDWVLLLNVRPIAFGPVAQVFTEENLRATYSGHPLASLARDQGGLPLGRSPWSMKS; encoded by the coding sequence ATGAGCGAGCAAGCCCAGGGGTCGGTCTTGGCCCTCGAGGTCCGCGGCCTCACGGTGGCCTACCGCGAGCAGCCCGTCCTTTGGGACGTGGACCTCGCCCTTCCCCCGGGGACCCTCCTGGCCATCGTCGGGCCCAACGGCGCCGGGAAAACCACCCTGCTCCAGGCCATCCTGGGCCTCATCCGCCCGGTGACGGGCCAGGTCCGGATCTACGGCGAGCCCGTGGAGCGCCAGCGCCGCCGCATCAGCTACATACCCCAGCGTAACAGCGTGGACTGGGACTTCCCCATTAGCGTCTTGGACCTGGTCCTGATGGGCACCTACGGCAGGCTGGGCTGGTTCCGACGCCCGGGAAGGTGGGAGCGGGAGCGGGCCATGCAGGCCCTGGAGCAGGTGGGCCTGTCCCACCTCGGGGACCGGCAGATCGGCAAGCTCTCCGGAGGCCAGCAGCAGCGGGCCTTCCTGGCCCGCGCCTTGGTGCAGGAGGCAGAGATCTACCTGATGGACGAGCCCTTTCAAGGCGTAGATGCCCTCACGGAAGAGGTGATCGTCAAGCTGCTGCAGGGGCTCCGGGACCAGGGCAAGACCGTGGCCGTTGTCCACCACGATCTGCAGACCGTGCCCATCTACTTTGACTGGGTCCTTCTCCTGAACGTGCGCCCCATAGCCTTCGGGCCCGTGGCCCAGGTTTTCACCGAGGAAAACCTTCGGGCCACCTACAGCGGCCACCCCCTCGCCTCTCTGGCCCGGGACCAAGGGGGCCTGCCCCTCGGGAGAAGCCCATGGTCCATGAAATCCTAG
- the amrB gene encoding AmmeMemoRadiSam system protein B: MKGRFRLRQPQIAPIAGGFLVSDPYGVYEKPLALTEGGLLLFSLLDGKTLEEVQEEVFKAHGVLVPRKELEDLAKALEEAGLLLTEGVAQRLKEEEEKLRRERPMRLAGLSYPKGEKEARAFLEAFRAAYPGEGRRAEALLLPHLEPARVPEAYGAALAVLERTPEPERVYLVGVAHRPLEERAAALPVPFHTPFGPMEPDLPALQALDALLPYELFNTPLAFREEHSLELPLLFLKGRYGRARLVPLLVGRRGPELGEALKVVLGEYPGLVVLAVDLSHVGPRFGDPPLGRPLAEEARQRDLGFLERLAQGEPEAALAFLGPNNPTRIDATEVVASLAPLLRGRKGEVLAHRLDLEAPTLSAVGAGTLAL, translated from the coding sequence GTGAAGGGGAGGTTCCGGTTGCGCCAACCCCAGATCGCCCCTATCGCGGGGGGTTTTCTGGTCTCTGACCCCTACGGGGTCTACGAAAAGCCTCTGGCCCTCACGGAAGGGGGGCTCCTCCTCTTCTCCCTCCTGGATGGCAAGACCCTGGAAGAAGTGCAGGAAGAGGTCTTCAAGGCCCACGGGGTCCTGGTCCCCAGAAAGGAGCTAGAGGACTTGGCCAAGGCCCTGGAGGAGGCGGGCCTCCTCCTCACGGAAGGGGTGGCCCAGAGGCTCAAGGAGGAGGAGGAGAAGCTCCGGCGGGAAAGGCCCATGCGCCTCGCAGGCCTCTCCTACCCCAAGGGGGAGAAGGAGGCCCGGGCCTTCCTGGAGGCCTTCCGGGCCGCCTACCCCGGCGAGGGGAGAAGAGCGGAGGCCCTCCTCCTCCCCCATCTGGAGCCCGCCCGCGTCCCCGAGGCCTACGGGGCGGCCCTGGCGGTTTTGGAAAGGACCCCTGAGCCCGAGAGGGTCTATCTGGTGGGGGTGGCCCACCGGCCCCTGGAGGAGAGGGCCGCCGCCCTCCCCGTGCCCTTCCACACCCCCTTCGGCCCCATGGAGCCCGACCTCCCCGCCCTCCAGGCCCTGGACGCCCTCCTCCCCTACGAGCTCTTCAACACCCCCCTGGCCTTCCGGGAGGAGCACAGCCTGGAGCTTCCCCTCCTCTTCCTCAAGGGCCGCTACGGGAGGGCCCGGCTTGTCCCCCTCCTGGTGGGCAGGCGAGGCCCGGAGCTGGGGGAGGCCCTCAAGGTGGTCCTGGGGGAGTACCCCGGCCTCGTGGTCCTGGCCGTGGACCTTTCCCACGTGGGGCCCCGGTTTGGAGACCCGCCCCTAGGCCGCCCCCTGGCGGAGGAGGCCAGGCAGCGGGATCTCGGCTTCCTGGAGAGGCTCGCCCAGGGGGAGCCCGAGGCCGCCTTGGCCTTCCTGGGCCCAAATAACCCCACCCGCATAGACGCCACCGAGGTGGTGGCGAGCCTCGCCCCCCTCCTAAGGGGAAGGAAGGGGGAGGTCCTGGCCCACCGCCTGGACCTCGAGGCCCCCACCCTAAGCGCGGTAGGGGCCGGGACCCTTGCCCTCTAG
- the coaE gene encoding dephospho-CoA kinase (Dephospho-CoA kinase (CoaE) performs the final step in coenzyme A biosynthesis.), whose protein sequence is MGEEAKHPIIIGLTGNIGSGKSTVAAFLREMGYPVLDADLLAERARELKRAELKALFPEAFHGEELDRRRLAQVVFSDPERLRALEALIHPEVRRLLWEELARLGAPLVFLEIPLLLEKGWEERLDGVILVAAPLEERLRRVMARSGLSREEVLARERAQMPEEEKRRRATWVLENRGTFEALRAQVWRLLGEIRSRFGLS, encoded by the coding sequence ATGGGCGAGGAGGCGAAGCACCCCATCATTATTGGCCTTACCGGGAACATCGGGAGCGGCAAGAGCACGGTGGCGGCCTTCCTCAGGGAGATGGGCTACCCCGTCCTGGACGCCGACCTCTTGGCGGAGAGGGCCAGGGAGCTGAAGAGGGCGGAGCTCAAGGCCCTTTTCCCCGAGGCCTTCCACGGGGAAGAGCTGGACCGCAGGAGGCTGGCCCAGGTGGTCTTCTCTGACCCAGAAAGGCTTCGGGCGTTGGAGGCCCTGATCCACCCCGAGGTCCGGCGGCTTCTTTGGGAGGAGCTTGCCCGCCTAGGCGCCCCCCTGGTCTTCCTGGAGATCCCCCTTCTCTTGGAGAAGGGCTGGGAGGAGAGGCTTGACGGGGTCATCCTGGTGGCGGCCCCCCTGGAGGAGCGCCTAAGGAGGGTCATGGCCCGCTCCGGGCTTTCCCGGGAGGAGGTCCTGGCCCGGGAGAGGGCCCAGATGCCCGAGGAAGAGAAGAGGCGGCGGGCCACCTGGGTCCTGGAGAACCGGGGGACCTTCGAGGCCCTGAGGGCCCAGGTCTGGCGGCTTCTGGGGGAGATCCGGTCCCGCTTCGGGCTATCCTAG
- a CDS encoding SufE family protein, producing the protein MSVPKRLEEALSLFRALPRELKAQVLLDYAKKVPPPPEGVELERVPECQTPFFLRAEVSEGGVRLYFAVPDEAPTVKAFAGLLKEALEGEAPEAVLAVPLGFYRGAGLEEVFTPLRLRGLEAALQRLQDQVRRAL; encoded by the coding sequence GTGAGCGTGCCCAAGCGCCTAGAGGAGGCCCTCTCCCTCTTCCGTGCCCTGCCCAGGGAGCTCAAGGCCCAAGTCCTCCTGGACTACGCCAAGAAGGTGCCCCCGCCCCCAGAGGGGGTGGAGCTGGAGCGGGTGCCGGAGTGCCAGACCCCCTTCTTCCTTAGGGCGGAGGTGTCCGAGGGAGGGGTGCGCCTTTATTTCGCCGTGCCCGACGAGGCCCCCACGGTGAAGGCCTTCGCCGGCCTCCTCAAGGAGGCGCTGGAGGGGGAGGCCCCGGAGGCGGTCCTGGCCGTCCCCCTGGGCTTCTACCGGGGGGCGGGGCTGGAGGAGGTTTTCACCCCCTTGAGGCTTCGGGGCCTCGAGGCCGCCCTCCAGAGGCTGCAGGACCAGGTCCGCAGGGCCCTCTGA